Proteins found in one Labeo rohita strain BAU-BD-2019 chromosome 11, IGBB_LRoh.1.0, whole genome shotgun sequence genomic segment:
- the tmem183a gene encoding transmembrane protein 183A isoform X1: protein MPKKGNRKRLKFKAEDVCSESVTVADYANADPAIVKSGRVKKAVANAIEKEVKLLCGLEASQGPVQEVLSSAVGVSNAARESSDELDSEEGDEIKGSRKKKNKRRKENSESIDGEEYPVDIWLLLAAYIRPEDVCRFSLICKNAWTATCTAAFWTRLYKRHYNLDADLPDRLQPDSIAKMRCLRARVIRSLFHLYEPFSLRVSKSPPLPESTPTTLLNSKCLLFWVNKVSGSRSEPMWEFNFKFVKLPTKGKNGCGLNLQLPKQYKDVHTNPDSDCYLLRVTTLNFIFTSVVMGMTLTLFTINVSTDMRHHRVRLEFQDSPVIRGKKLRGEQGVQVVLDPVHSVRLMDWWHPQYPTSSYN, encoded by the exons ATGCCCAAGAAAGGGAACCGAAAACGGCTGAAATTTAAGGCCGAGGATGTTTGCTCGGAGTCAG TAACTGTGGCTGACTATGCCAACGCCGATCCCGCCATCGTGAAGTCGGGGAGAGTTAAAAAGGCGGTTGCTAACGCAATTGAAAAAGAAG TGAAATTACTCTGTGGGCTTGAGGCATCCCAGGGTCCCGTGCAGGAAGTGCTCTCCTCTGCAGTTGGTGTGAGTAATGCAGCCCGTGAGAGCAGTGATGAACTTGACTCAGAGGAAGGGGATGAAATCAAAGGGTCCcgcaaaaagaaaaacaaaagacgCAAAG AAAACAGCGAGAGCATAGATGGAGAGGAGTATCCTGTTGATATTTGGCTTCTGCTTGCTGCATACATTCGGCCAGAAGACGTCTGCAGATTCTCTTTGATCTGCAAGAATGCTTGGACTGCGACGTGCACGGCTGCATTTTGGACACGACTCTACAAAAG gcaTTATAATCTTGATGCAGACCTCCCTGATCGCCTTCAACCTGATTCTATTGCGAAGATGCGTTGTCTTCGTGCTCGTGTGATTCGCTCGCTTTTTCACTTATATGAGCCCTTTAGTTTGCGGGTGTCCAAAAGCCCTCCTCTGCCTGAATCTACGCCTACCACACTCCTCAATTCCAAG tgtttgttgttttgggTCAACAAAGTATCTGGAAGTAGGTCAGAGCCAATGTGGGAATTCAACTTCAAGTTTGTGAAACTG ccaACCAAGGGTAAAAACGGATGTGGTTTGAATCTTCAGCTGCCCAAGCAGTATAAAGATGTTCACACTAATCCAGACTCGGACTGTTATCTGCTGCGGGTCACTACCCTCAATTTCATTTTCACTTCTGTTGTTATGGGCATGACATTAACTTTG TTCACCATTAATGTGAGCACAGACATGAGGCACCATCGAGTGCGCCTGGAGTTCCAGGATTCGCCAGTCATTCGAGGGAAGAAGCTTCGGGGTGAACAGGGGGTGCAGGTAGTGCTGGACCCTGTACACAGTGTGCGCCTCATGGACTGGTGGCACCCTCAGTACCCAACATCCTCATACAATTAG
- the tmem183a gene encoding transmembrane protein 183A isoform X2: protein MVLSMKLLCGLEASQGPVQEVLSSAVGVSNAARESSDELDSEEGDEIKGSRKKKNKRRKENSESIDGEEYPVDIWLLLAAYIRPEDVCRFSLICKNAWTATCTAAFWTRLYKRHYNLDADLPDRLQPDSIAKMRCLRARVIRSLFHLYEPFSLRVSKSPPLPESTPTTLLNSKCLLFWVNKVSGSRSEPMWEFNFKFVKLPTKGKNGCGLNLQLPKQYKDVHTNPDSDCYLLRVTTLNFIFTSVVMGMTLTLFTINVSTDMRHHRVRLEFQDSPVIRGKKLRGEQGVQVVLDPVHSVRLMDWWHPQYPTSSYN, encoded by the exons ATGGTTTTATCCA TGAAATTACTCTGTGGGCTTGAGGCATCCCAGGGTCCCGTGCAGGAAGTGCTCTCCTCTGCAGTTGGTGTGAGTAATGCAGCCCGTGAGAGCAGTGATGAACTTGACTCAGAGGAAGGGGATGAAATCAAAGGGTCCcgcaaaaagaaaaacaaaagacgCAAAG AAAACAGCGAGAGCATAGATGGAGAGGAGTATCCTGTTGATATTTGGCTTCTGCTTGCTGCATACATTCGGCCAGAAGACGTCTGCAGATTCTCTTTGATCTGCAAGAATGCTTGGACTGCGACGTGCACGGCTGCATTTTGGACACGACTCTACAAAAG gcaTTATAATCTTGATGCAGACCTCCCTGATCGCCTTCAACCTGATTCTATTGCGAAGATGCGTTGTCTTCGTGCTCGTGTGATTCGCTCGCTTTTTCACTTATATGAGCCCTTTAGTTTGCGGGTGTCCAAAAGCCCTCCTCTGCCTGAATCTACGCCTACCACACTCCTCAATTCCAAG tgtttgttgttttgggTCAACAAAGTATCTGGAAGTAGGTCAGAGCCAATGTGGGAATTCAACTTCAAGTTTGTGAAACTG ccaACCAAGGGTAAAAACGGATGTGGTTTGAATCTTCAGCTGCCCAAGCAGTATAAAGATGTTCACACTAATCCAGACTCGGACTGTTATCTGCTGCGGGTCACTACCCTCAATTTCATTTTCACTTCTGTTGTTATGGGCATGACATTAACTTTG TTCACCATTAATGTGAGCACAGACATGAGGCACCATCGAGTGCGCCTGGAGTTCCAGGATTCGCCAGTCATTCGAGGGAAGAAGCTTCGGGGTGAACAGGGGGTGCAGGTAGTGCTGGACCCTGTACACAGTGTGCGCCTCATGGACTGGTGGCACCCTCAGTACCCAACATCCTCATACAATTAG